The Pogona vitticeps strain Pit_001003342236 chromosome 6, PviZW2.1, whole genome shotgun sequence genome contains a region encoding:
- the TWIST1 gene encoding twist-related protein 1, protein MMQQPPPQQDESSSPVSPADDSLSNSEEETDRQQQQLQGGGAGAKRGGRKRRSSRRSATGAAAGAGGGGGGGGGGVGIGSSEEPCSPAQGKRGKKSAGGGGGGGGGGSSSGGGSPQSYEELQTQRVMANVRERQRTQSLNEAFAALRKIIPTLPSDKLSKIQTLKLAARYIDFLYQVLQSDELDSKMASCSYVAHERLSYAFSVWRMEGAWSMSASH, encoded by the coding sequence ATGATGCAGCAGCCGCCGCCACAGCAGGACGAGTCGAGTTCTCCCGTCTCGCCCGCCGACGACAGCCTGAGCAACAGCGAGGAGGAGACCgaccggcagcagcagcagctccagggCGGCGGCGCGGGTGCCAAGCGCGGGGGACGCAAGAGGCGGTCGAGTCGCCGGAGCGCCACCGGAGCCGCAGccggagcaggaggaggaggaggcggcggcggcggcggcgtgggaATCGGCTCGTCGGAAGAGCCCTGCAGCCCGGCGCAAGGCAAGCGAGGCAAGAAgtccgccggcggcggcggcgggggcgggggcggcgggagCAGCAGCGGCGGGGGCAGCCCGCAGTCCTACGAGGAGCTCCAGACGCAGCGGGTGATGGCCAACGTCCGGGAGCGACAGCGCACGCAGTCGCTGAACGAAGCCTTCGCGGCCCTGCGCAAGATCATCCCGACCCTGCCGTCGGACAAGCTGAGCAAGATCCAGACGCTCAAGCTGGCGGCCCGCTACATCGACTTCCTCTACCAAGTTCTGCAGAGCGACGAGCTGGACTCCAAGATGGCCAGCTGCAGCTATGTGGCCCACGAGCGCCTCAGCTACGCCTTCTCCGTCTGGCGCATGGAAGGCGCCTGGTCCATGTCAGCCTCCCACTAG